TGATAACCGAATGCTGAATATATTCAGTAGTGCATTGGATTTTGACTAGAAGATAACAATAAGCGGAGAGGCATGTCCTTTCCGCTAAAAAAATCAACGAAATAATACCTTGGGGGGTAAACGGAGTGTCAGTATTAAAATGGAGCGCTGCAGAAGTAGCGAAAAAAGTAATCGAAAACAAAGAATTATTTATTTTAGATGTACGTAATACAGATGCATTTGAAGATTGGAAAATCGATGGACACAAATTTGAATACCTTAATTTTCCGTATTTTGAGCTATTAGATGGTGTCGAAGAAATTTTACCTAAAATCCCTACGGACAAAGATGTATTAGTCGTTTGTGCAAAGGAAGGATCTTCAATGATGGTGGCAGAGATGCTATCTGATGCTGGACGTACTGTTGCCTATTTAGAGGGCGGTATGAAAACGTGGAGTGAATATTTAGAACCGATTAAAGTAGGCGATTTAACAGGTGGTGGTGAGCTTTACCAATTCGTTCGTTTAGGTAAAGGCTGTCTATCTTATATGGTTATTTCTGAAGGCGAAGCAGCAATTATTGACGCTGTACGCTTCACGGATGTATTTACAAACTTTGCAAAAGAGAAAAACGTTCAAATTAAACATGTTTTTGATACACATTTGCATGCGGATCATATCTCAGGTGGACGCCATATTGCAGCACAAACAGGTGCAACATATTATTTACCACCAAAAGATGCAGAAGAGGTTGTATTTGATTATACGCCATTAGTAGATGGCAATGTGGTGCAAATTGGGGCTTCGAAAATTGATGTAGGTGCACTTTATTCACCAGGTCATACAATTGGCTCAACGTCGTTTGTTGTAGATAACAAATATTTATTAACAGGGGACATCTTATTTATTGATTCAATTGGTCGTCCTGATTTAGCAGGACTTGCAGAAGACTGGGTTGGTGATTTACGTGAAACACTTTATAAACGTTACC
This genomic interval from Lysinibacillus sphaericus contains the following:
- a CDS encoding MBL fold metallo-hydrolase: MSVLKWSAAEVAKKVIENKELFILDVRNTDAFEDWKIDGHKFEYLNFPYFELLDGVEEILPKIPTDKDVLVVCAKEGSSMMVAEMLSDAGRTVAYLEGGMKTWSEYLEPIKVGDLTGGGELYQFVRLGKGCLSYMVISEGEAAIIDAVRFTDVFTNFAKEKNVQIKHVFDTHLHADHISGGRHIAAQTGATYYLPPKDAEEVVFDYTPLVDGNVVQIGASKIDVGALYSPGHTIGSTSFVVDNKYLLTGDILFIDSIGRPDLAGLAEDWVGDLRETLYKRYRELSDDLIVLPAHFMIIDELNEDGTVAKRLGELFAENHGLNIEDAETFRSIVTDNLPPQPNAYQEIRQVNMGKITPAIEEQTEMEIGPNRCAVR